A genome region from Alphaproteobacteria bacterium includes the following:
- a CDS encoding homospermidine synthase, with the protein METNNSFKVPSGILGRVTGPIVMIGFGSIGRGTLPLLERHIDFDRKRFVVIDPDDTHRKLLDDRGIKYIKAHVTAENYRELLTPLLTDGEGQGFCVNLSVDVSSLDVMKLCREKNCLYVDTVVEPWLGFYFDEKLDTGDRSNYALREAVLQERRNNPGGATALSCCGANPGMVSWFVKQALVNLATDMKLEFTTPKTREDWAKLMQKAGVKGIHIAERDTQRSKNPKPMGTFINTWSVEGFVSEGMQPAELGWGTHEKWLPKSAVKHTKGCQAAIYLMQPGANTRLHSWCPTPGPQYALLVTHNEAISISDYFTVGAGENPEYRPTCHYAYRPSNDAVLSVDEMFGSAGKVQEKFHILDEKEIVDGSDELGVLLYGHAKNAYWFGSQLTIEEARALAPYQNATGMQVTSAVLAGMVWALENPAKGIVESDEMDYTRCLELQLPYLGPVKGYYTDWNPLKNRGTLFPEDLDETDPWQFRNILYRT; encoded by the coding sequence ATGGAAACGAATAATTCGTTCAAAGTCCCTTCGGGCATTCTCGGCCGCGTTACCGGCCCCATCGTCATGATCGGCTTCGGCTCGATCGGTCGCGGTACGCTCCCCCTTCTCGAACGCCATATTGATTTTGACCGAAAACGTTTCGTCGTGATTGACCCGGACGACACCCACCGCAAGCTGCTCGACGACCGCGGCATCAAATACATCAAGGCGCATGTCACCGCCGAAAATTACCGCGAACTGCTGACCCCGCTGCTGACCGACGGCGAAGGGCAGGGCTTCTGCGTGAACCTTTCCGTCGATGTCTCGTCGCTGGATGTGATGAAACTCTGCCGCGAGAAAAACTGCCTTTATGTCGACACCGTCGTCGAACCGTGGCTCGGCTTTTATTTCGATGAAAAACTGGATACCGGCGACCGCTCCAACTACGCGCTGCGCGAAGCGGTGCTGCAAGAGCGCCGCAACAACCCCGGCGGCGCAACCGCGCTGTCCTGCTGCGGCGCAAACCCCGGCATGGTGTCGTGGTTCGTGAAACAGGCGCTGGTCAACCTTGCGACCGACATGAAGCTTGAATTCACCACGCCGAAAACCCGCGAGGACTGGGCGAAGCTGATGCAAAAGGCCGGCGTGAAGGGCATCCATATCGCCGAGCGCGACACGCAGCGCTCCAAAAACCCGAAGCCGATGGGCACGTTCATTAATACATGGTCGGTCGAAGGTTTCGTGTCCGAAGGCATGCAGCCCGCCGAACTGGGCTGGGGCACACATGAAAAGTGGCTGCCGAAAAGCGCCGTGAAGCACACGAAAGGCTGCCAGGCCGCGATTTACCTGATGCAGCCGGGCGCGAACACGCGCCTGCACAGCTGGTGCCCGACGCCGGGCCCGCAATATGCGCTGCTGGTCACGCACAACGAAGCAATCTCCATCTCCGATTACTTCACCGTGGGCGCGGGCGAAAACCCCGAATACCGCCCCACCTGCCATTACGCCTACCGCCCGTCGAACGACGCGGTGCTGTCGGTCGATGAAATGTTCGGCTCAGCCGGCAAGGTGCAGGAAAAATTCCACATCCTCGATGAAAAAGAAATCGTGGACGGATCGGACGAGCTTGGCGTGCTGCTGTACGGCCATGCGAAAAACGCCTACTGGTTCGGCTCGCAGCTGACGATCGAGGAAGCGCGCGCGCTGGCGCCGTACCAGAACGCGACCGGCATGCAGGTGACATCCGCCGTGCTGGCGGGCATGGTCTGGGCGCTGGAAAACCCCGCAAAAGGCATCGTGGAATCCGACGAGATGGATTACACGCGCTGCCTTGAACTGCAGCTGCCGTATCTGGGCCCCGTGAAGGGCTATTACACAGATTGGAACCCGCTGAAGAACCGCGGCACGCTGTTCCCCGAGGATCTGGATGAAACAGACCCCTGGCAGTTCAGGAACATCCTGTATCGCACGTAA
- a CDS encoding DUF2029 domain-containing protein: MRDFWRSAAWLNRRRLNAYPKIFLTLYAITIALYLALSTGMVDPLNRPVGTDFMNVWAAGKMANEGRAAEAYDWNKHRDVQNAALPWHAGVEIPYYGWHYPPMFLMVASLLALLPYGGALFAWMAATLPLYVAAVRKALPTRESIYLALAFPAVFINLGHGQNGFITAALIGGGVMLLGTRPYLAGVLFGLLAYKPQFGILIPVALLMGWHWRAIYAAAMTVALTALASYKFFGEETWLAFFNSLKLTRGIVLEQGSTGWEKIQSIFSVTRMWGGTVEMAYAAQALFALIAAMAVAWAWKQKTDIRLQGAVLVTASLLATPYILDYDLVALALPVAWLAACGMEKGFRPWEKTLLMAVFLLPLLARSLGMLYLPPGPFVMMLLLVMTLRRIAYKS, from the coding sequence ATGCGTGATTTCTGGCGCAGCGCCGCTTGGTTGAACCGCCGGCGTTTGAACGCCTACCCGAAAATTTTCCTGACGCTCTATGCCATCACGATTGCGCTGTACCTTGCGCTCAGCACGGGCATGGTCGATCCGCTCAACCGTCCCGTCGGCACCGATTTCATGAATGTCTGGGCGGCCGGTAAAATGGCGAACGAAGGCCGCGCGGCGGAGGCCTATGACTGGAACAAGCACCGCGATGTGCAGAACGCCGCGCTGCCGTGGCATGCTGGCGTTGAAATCCCCTATTACGGCTGGCATTACCCGCCGATGTTCCTGATGGTGGCGAGCCTGCTGGCGCTGCTGCCCTATGGCGGCGCGCTGTTCGCATGGATGGCGGCGACATTGCCCCTGTATGTGGCGGCAGTGCGCAAAGCCTTGCCCACGCGCGAGTCTATTTACCTTGCGCTGGCCTTTCCCGCCGTGTTCATCAACCTTGGGCATGGGCAGAACGGGTTTATCACCGCCGCGCTGATTGGCGGCGGTGTGATGCTGCTGGGCACCCGCCCCTATCTGGCGGGCGTGCTGTTCGGATTGCTGGCCTATAAGCCGCAATTCGGCATCCTGATTCCGGTCGCGCTGCTGATGGGCTGGCATTGGCGCGCGATTTACGCGGCCGCCATGACCGTCGCGCTGACCGCGCTGGCATCGTATAAATTCTTCGGCGAAGAAACATGGCTGGCGTTTTTCAACAGCCTGAAACTGACGCGCGGCATCGTGCTGGAACAGGGATCGACCGGCTGGGAAAAAATCCAGAGCATTTTTTCGGTCACGCGCATGTGGGGCGGCACGGTTGAAATGGCCTATGCCGCGCAAGCGCTGTTCGCGCTGATAGCCGCGATGGCGGTCGCATGGGCATGGAAACAGAAAACCGATATCCGCCTGCAGGGCGCGGTGCTGGTGACGGCCAGCCTGCTGGCGACGCCGTATATCCTCGACTACGACCTTGTCGCGCTGGCGCTGCCCGTCGCGTGGCTGGCGGCCTGCGGCATGGAAAAGGGTTTCCGCCCGTGGGAAAAAACGCTGCTGATGGCGGTGTTCCTGCTGCCGCTGCTGGCGCGCAGCCTTGGCATGCTCTACCTGCCGCCCGGGCCGTTCGTGATGATGTTGCTGCTGGTGATGACGCTGCGGCGGATTGCGTATAAAAGCTGA
- a CDS encoding sulfurtransferase TusA family protein: MNHLDARGLICPLPVLKARKILLSLPAGALLRVSVTDANAEKDFPLFCAESGHRLVSVESHDGFTDITLECRRPAG; this comes from the coding sequence ATGAACCATCTTGATGCGCGCGGGTTGATCTGCCCATTGCCCGTTCTGAAGGCGCGGAAAATTCTGCTGTCGCTGCCCGCAGGTGCGCTTTTGCGTGTCAGCGTGACGGATGCGAATGCCGAAAAAGACTTCCCGCTTTTCTGCGCCGAAAGCGGCCACCGGCTGGTCTCTGTCGAATCACATGACGGCTTTACCGACATCACGCTGGAATGCCGCAGGCCCGCCGGCTGA
- a CDS encoding glycosyltransferase family 4 protein produces the protein MIKSKETTSLAFRQLVDKGQPPVIMQVLPALNSGGVEQGVIDINAAVMRAGGKSIVVSSGGVRVHEITKVGGIHIQLPVNSKNPFTMYTNIAKLKRIVKEHNVSIVHACSRAPAWSALRAVEGTTARFVTSCHAAHKLNGGALKKFYNSSICKGERVIAVSHFLADYLEQNYQCDPNIIRVIHRGVAIERFHPNSVTPERLVAVSRQLRVPEGAAIILLPARISRIKGHMYLLDAIAALKRRDVFCVFLGSDIGNESYRRELDDYISAKELGGQVRIETKCDDMPAAYMISTVVAVPSLVPEGFGRVPIEAQAMGRPCIATDHGGVRETIVRDETGWLVPVADVPAMTEALTEAMSLDARGRAMLATAAMSHVATHFTNEQMCRATLDVYAEVLGQSVLQAQMPRVSNAAR, from the coding sequence ATGATCAAGTCCAAAGAAACGACCAGCCTTGCCTTCCGCCAGTTGGTGGACAAAGGCCAGCCGCCCGTGATTATGCAGGTGCTGCCCGCCCTGAATTCCGGCGGGGTGGAGCAGGGCGTGATCGACATCAATGCCGCTGTCATGCGCGCGGGCGGAAAATCCATCGTCGTGTCGTCGGGCGGTGTGCGCGTCCATGAAATTACCAAGGTCGGCGGCATCCACATCCAGCTGCCCGTGAATTCCAAAAACCCCTTCACGATGTACACCAATATCGCCAAGCTGAAGCGGATCGTGAAGGAACATAACGTCAGCATCGTACATGCCTGTTCCCGCGCTCCCGCCTGGAGCGCGCTGCGTGCCGTCGAAGGCACGACCGCCCGCTTCGTCACCAGCTGCCATGCTGCGCACAAGCTGAACGGCGGCGCGCTGAAGAAGTTTTACAATTCGTCGATCTGCAAGGGCGAACGCGTCATCGCCGTATCGCATTTCCTTGCCGATTATCTTGAACAGAATTACCAATGCGACCCCAATATCATCCGCGTCATCCATCGCGGCGTGGCGATTGAACGCTTCCACCCCAATTCCGTGACGCCCGAACGCCTTGTCGCCGTGTCGCGCCAGCTGCGCGTACCGGAAGGGGCGGCGATCATCCTGCTGCCCGCGCGCATTTCCCGCATCAAGGGGCATATGTATCTGTTGGACGCGATTGCCGCGCTGAAACGCCGCGATGTGTTCTGCGTGTTCCTGGGGTCCGATATCGGCAATGAATCCTACCGCAGGGAACTCGACGATTATATCTCCGCCAAGGAATTGGGCGGGCAGGTGCGCATCGAAACGAAATGCGACGACATGCCGGCGGCATACATGATTTCCACCGTCGTCGCCGTGCCGTCGCTGGTGCCCGAAGGTTTCGGGCGCGTGCCGATCGAGGCGCAGGCCATGGGCCGCCCCTGCATCGCAACCGATCACGGCGGCGTGCGCGAAACGATCGTACGCGACGAAACCGGCTGGCTGGTGCCCGTCGCCGACGTTCCCGCGATGACCGAGGCGCTGACCGAGGCCATGAGCCTCGATGCCCGCGGGCGCGCCATGCTGGCAACCGCCGCCATGAGCCATGTGGCCACCCATTTCACGAACGAACAAATGTGCCGCGCCACGCTGGATGTTTATGCCGAAGTGTTGGGGCAGAGCGTGCTGCAGGCGCAAATGCCCAGAGTTTCAAACGCCGCAAGGTAA
- a CDS encoding glycosyltransferase family 9 protein, with translation MGMPQRILVIKLSALGDFILALGSMAAIRRTHRDAHITLLTTRPFVDIAQRSGYFNEIIVDSRPKMFNVSGWLYLFRMLNRGNFDRVYDLQLNDRSSVYYRLMLKKPEWSGVVKGASHFYANPEWRQMHAFERHKTMLAELGIEVAIPDLSWMKSDIEFFGLKKPYVLLVPGSAPTWPEKRWPAIRYGALGFRLIKEGYNVAVLGTSAEAEVIERVLKSGPGIIDLSGKTSLYDIATLARGAAAAVGNDTGPTHLIAMSGCPTIALFSGASHPELSAPVGDAVTIIQSDTIGDITLDDVMKNLKPRDAA, from the coding sequence ATCGGAATGCCGCAGCGCATCCTCGTCATCAAGCTCAGCGCCCTTGGCGATTTCATCCTCGCCCTCGGTTCGATGGCGGCCATTCGCCGCACGCACAGGGATGCGCATATCACGCTTTTGACGACGCGGCCCTTTGTCGATATCGCGCAGCGTTCCGGTTATTTCAACGAAATCATCGTCGATAGCCGCCCGAAAATGTTCAATGTATCGGGCTGGCTGTATTTGTTCAGGATGCTCAACCGCGGCAATTTCGACCGCGTGTATGACCTGCAGCTGAATGACCGGTCGTCGGTCTATTACCGGTTGATGCTGAAAAAGCCGGAATGGTCGGGCGTGGTTAAAGGCGCGTCGCATTTCTACGCCAATCCCGAATGGCGGCAGATGCATGCGTTTGAACGGCATAAAACCATGCTGGCGGAACTGGGCATCGAGGTTGCCATCCCCGATTTGTCATGGATGAAATCGGATATCGAATTTTTCGGGCTGAAAAAGCCATACGTCCTGCTGGTGCCGGGTTCCGCTCCCACCTGGCCGGAAAAACGCTGGCCGGCGATCCGCTACGGCGCGCTGGGTTTCCGTCTTATCAAGGAAGGTTATAACGTCGCCGTGCTGGGCACCTCGGCGGAGGCCGAAGTGATCGAACGCGTGCTGAAATCCGGCCCCGGTATCATCGACCTCTCTGGCAAAACATCGCTGTATGATATCGCAACGCTCGCGCGCGGCGCGGCGGCGGCGGTGGGCAATGATACAGGCCCCACGCATTTGATCGCCATGTCCGGCTGCCCCACCATCGCGCTTTTTTCCGGCGCGTCGCATCCGGAACTTTCCGCGCCTGTTGGCGATGCTGTCACGATCATCCAGTCGGATACGATCGGCGATATCACGCTGGATGACGTGATGAAAAACCTGAAACCGCGGGATGCCGCATGA
- the gmk gene encoding guanylate kinase, which translates to MKTDGQASAHSDDTPHTPTHGMKRRGMMLVLASPPGGGKTSISREIAKRDPKTMISVSATTRAKRPGEEEGKHYYFVTRPKFEEMVSNGEMLEYALVYNSQMYGTPKAPVEEALNRGIDVMFDVDWQGNRSLSATAHEDVVSVFILPPSWDALATRLHNRAQDSEEEITKRLAKAKDEISHYKEFQYILVNHEFEDSVNRLRSIIEGERLKRHRLRGIDDFVAKLKPGKK; encoded by the coding sequence ATGAAAACAGACGGCCAAGCATCCGCCCATTCCGACGATACGCCGCACACGCCGACGCATGGCATGAAGCGGCGCGGCATGATGCTGGTGCTGGCCTCGCCCCCCGGCGGCGGCAAGACGTCGATTTCCCGCGAAATCGCCAAGCGCGACCCGAAAACCATGATTTCCGTTTCCGCCACCACCCGCGCCAAGCGCCCGGGTGAGGAAGAAGGCAAGCATTACTATTTCGTCACCCGCCCGAAATTCGAGGAAATGGTGTCGAACGGTGAGATGCTGGAATACGCGCTGGTCTATAACAGCCAGATGTACGGCACGCCCAAGGCGCCGGTCGAAGAAGCGCTGAACCGCGGCATCGACGTGATGTTCGACGTCGACTGGCAGGGCAACCGCTCGCTTTCTGCAACCGCGCATGAAGACGTTGTTTCCGTGTTCATCCTGCCGCCCAGCTGGGACGCGCTCGCGACCCGCCTGCACAACCGCGCGCAGGACAGCGAGGAAGAAATCACGAAACGCCTGGCCAAGGCGAAAGACGAAATTTCGCATTACAAGGAATTCCAGTACATCCTTGTGAACCACGAATTCGAAGACAGCGTGAACCGCCTGCGCTCCATCATCGAAGGCGAGCGCCTGAAACGCCACCGCCTGCGCGGCATCGACGATTTCGTGGCGAAACTGAAGCCCGGCAAGAAATAA
- a CDS encoding SDR family NAD(P)-dependent oxidoreductase, producing MKNPKTILITGASSGIGRELALSYASAGILLLLTGRDENRLAEIAAACTAKGATVKTTNIPVTARAEFAAQVIAWDDATPIDVVIANAGISGGHGKAGDDVETLLRNIIATNIDGMFNTVNPLIDRMRARQKGQIVLMSSIAGFRGLPSAPAYSTAKNAVRAYGEALRPLLARDNVQVNVIFPGFVRTPLTDANDFAMPFMMEPQKAVRIIQDGLQKNRAVIAFPWQMRAMIMVITALPRCMGDAITARALKKKS from the coding sequence ATGAAAAACCCGAAGACAATCCTGATCACCGGCGCGTCCAGCGGCATTGGGCGGGAACTGGCTTTGTCCTATGCATCGGCCGGCATTTTGCTGCTGCTGACGGGCCGCGATGAAAATCGGCTCGCGGAAATTGCGGCCGCATGCACGGCCAAAGGCGCAACCGTCAAAACAACGAATATTCCCGTCACCGCGCGCGCGGAATTCGCCGCGCAGGTCATCGCATGGGATGACGCAACGCCGATTGATGTCGTGATCGCCAATGCCGGCATTTCCGGCGGGCATGGCAAAGCCGGCGACGATGTGGAGACATTGCTGCGCAATATCATCGCGACCAATATCGACGGCATGTTCAACACCGTGAACCCGCTAATCGACCGCATGCGCGCGCGGCAAAAGGGGCAGATCGTTTTGATGAGTTCCATCGCGGGTTTTCGCGGCTTGCCGTCTGCCCCCGCCTATTCGACCGCGAAAAACGCCGTGCGCGCCTATGGCGAGGCGCTGCGCCCCTTGCTGGCGCGCGACAATGTGCAGGTGAACGTAATATTCCCGGGCTTCGTGCGCACGCCGCTGACGGATGCAAATGATTTTGCGATGCCCTTCATGATGGAGCCGCAAAAGGCCGTGCGCATCATCCAAGACGGCCTGCAAAAGAACCGCGCCGTGATCGCCTTCCCCTGGCAGATGCGCGCGATGATCATGGTCATCACGGCATTGCCGCGTTGTATGGGGGATGCGATTACGGCGCGGGCCTTAAAGAAAAAATCCTAG
- the infC gene encoding translation initiation factor IF-3, which produces MATFNRPSPKDDGPRTNHQIRADKVRVIGADGEMEGVMSVRDAVQKAQDQGFDLIEISPNADPPVCKIGDIGKHRYEMQKKEAAARKNQKIVLTKELKLRPGIEEHDIQVKLRSAKRFFEEGDKVRFILQFRGRENEHRELGWALINRIKQELAGEGKMEMDARQEGNSILMIMVSAKASQ; this is translated from the coding sequence ATCGCTACCTTTAACAGACCCTCGCCGAAAGACGACGGCCCCCGCACCAACCACCAGATCCGCGCCGACAAAGTGCGCGTCATCGGCGCCGACGGCGAGATGGAAGGTGTCATGTCAGTCCGTGATGCCGTGCAAAAAGCACAGGACCAGGGATTTGACCTTATCGAGATTTCCCCCAATGCCGATCCGCCCGTGTGCAAAATCGGCGATATCGGCAAGCACCGCTATGAAATGCAGAAAAAAGAAGCGGCTGCGCGCAAGAACCAGAAAATCGTCCTGACCAAGGAACTGAAGCTGCGCCCCGGCATCGAGGAGCACGACATTCAGGTCAAGCTGCGTTCCGCCAAGCGTTTCTTTGAAGAAGGCGACAAGGTCCGCTTTATCCTGCAGTTCCGCGGCCGTGAAAACGAACACCGCGAACTGGGCTGGGCGCTGATCAACCGCATCAAGCAGGAACTGGCCGGCGAAGGCAAAATGGAAATGGATGCGCGTCAGGAAGGCAATTCGATCCTGATGATCATGGTTTCCGCCAAGGCCTCGCAGTAA
- the rsmA gene encoding 16S rRNA (adenine(1518)-N(6)/adenine(1519)-N(6))-dimethyltransferase RsmA — MLKNASDKLPPLREVIERHGLMAKRSLGQNFLLDLNLTSRIAHAGGNLDGMNVIEVGPGPGGLTRGLLGTNAVTIHAIERDDRCVAALQELVEAAEGRLVLHADDALKVDYETICLAPRAIVANLPYNIATTLMIGWLKNLPLFESFTLMFQKEVAERLTAETRTKDYGRLSVLTQWLCEAEQQFDISPQAFTPSPKVTSTVVNLRPKPRTDDLDIAIMERLTAAAFGQRRKMLRQSLKSLGVNVEKLLEKSQVLGTARAEEIDIAGFVRMAHTLRDMDKAARNA, encoded by the coding sequence ATATTGAAAAACGCATCTGACAAACTGCCCCCCTTGCGCGAAGTCATCGAGCGTCACGGCTTGATGGCCAAACGCTCGCTGGGCCAGAACTTCCTCCTCGACCTGAACCTGACATCGCGCATCGCGCATGCGGGCGGCAATCTTGACGGCATGAACGTGATCGAGGTGGGCCCCGGCCCCGGCGGCCTGACGCGCGGGCTGCTGGGCACGAATGCGGTCACCATCCACGCGATCGAGCGCGACGACCGCTGCGTGGCCGCGCTGCAGGAACTGGTGGAGGCGGCCGAAGGGCGGCTGGTGCTGCATGCCGATGACGCGCTGAAGGTGGATTACGAAACCATCTGCCTAGCCCCCCGCGCCATTGTCGCCAACCTGCCCTATAACATCGCGACCACGCTGATGATCGGCTGGCTGAAAAACCTGCCGCTGTTCGAAAGCTTCACGTTGATGTTCCAGAAGGAAGTCGCGGAGCGGCTGACGGCCGAAACGCGCACGAAAGATTACGGGCGGCTGTCCGTGCTGACGCAATGGCTGTGCGAGGCGGAGCAGCAATTCGACATATCGCCACAGGCCTTTACGCCGTCGCCCAAGGTCACCTCGACCGTCGTCAACCTGCGGCCCAAGCCGCGCACGGATGACCTGGATATCGCCATCATGGAACGCCTGACCGCCGCCGCCTTCGGCCAGCGCCGCAAGATGCTGCGCCAGAGCCTGAAATCGCTGGGTGTGAACGTGGAAAAGCTGCTGGAAAAGTCGCAGGTCCTTGGCACCGCGCGCGCCGAAGAAATCGACATCGCGGGTTTTGTGCGCATGGCACATACGCTGCGCGACATGGACAAGGCCGCACGAAATGCGTGA
- a CDS encoding thioredoxin fold domain-containing protein, whose protein sequence is MALGLLLAAPAVTSFAADPLPGSQIPHLTTNDFLRRVGGSDKPVLVQFDASWCAFCRKLQPVMDSFRKAKEGVVEVYKVNADADGDLMRSYEVRTLPTMIVFYQGRIVGRSDGGMGEAEMFEWMEAVQDDIREIKRKKLKDDY, encoded by the coding sequence ATGGCACTCGGCCTGTTGCTGGCCGCGCCCGCCGTAACATCTTTTGCGGCCGATCCGCTGCCGGGCTCGCAGATACCGCATTTGACCACCAATGATTTCCTGCGCCGCGTCGGCGGGTCGGACAAGCCCGTGCTGGTGCAGTTCGATGCCAGCTGGTGCGCGTTCTGCCGCAAGCTGCAGCCCGTGATGGATAGCTTCCGCAAGGCGAAAGAAGGCGTGGTAGAGGTTTATAAGGTGAATGCCGATGCCGACGGCGACCTGATGCGCAGCTATGAAGTGCGCACGCTGCCCACCATGATCGTGTTTTACCAGGGCCGCATCGTCGGCCGCAGCGACGGCGGCATGGGCGAGGCGGAAATGTTCGAATGGATGGAAGCGGTGCAGGACGACATCCGCGAAATCAAGCGCAAGAAGCTGAAGGACGATTACTGA
- the thrS gene encoding threonine--tRNA ligase, giving the protein MQAAASSASQKERKITLPDGKALTFATPVTGYDVAKSIGEGLAKAALAAKLNGEVIDLHRPLFADGALEIVTRKSADALDIIRHDAAHVMAEAVQELFPGTQVTIGPAIENGFYYDFGRDTPFTTDDLAKIEAKMKEIVARNESFTREEWPRDEAIKHFEGIGEKYKAEIIRDLPATETISVYKQGKWYDLCRGPHLPATGAVGTAFKLMKVAGAYWRGDSKNAMLQRIYGTAWRDQKELDAHLHMLEEAEKRDHRKIGREMDLFHMQEEATGSVFWHDKGYTIWRALENFIRGRIHRAGYQEVKTPQLFDSSLFKASGHWDLYGDNMFKVEAKADEKVFGVKPMNCPAHVQIFNQGLKSYRDLPIRMAEFGCCHRNEPSGAMHGIMRVRQFTQDDAHIFCRADQVEQEALDYFKLQLGVYRDLGFDKINVKLALRPGPNVRLGSDEIWDRAEDGLRNSLRAAGLEFEELPGEGAFYGPKVEFHLTDAIGRTWQCGTLQLDFNLPERLDASYIGEDSHRHRPVMLHRAILGSMERFIGILIEHHAGKFPLWLAPVQVVVATITSDADDYAKDVQKQLEKAGIRVKIDLRNEKINYKIREHSLVKTPQIWVIGKREAEEGKVAIRRLGSEAQEVLATADAIRKITEDSAVPQ; this is encoded by the coding sequence ATGCAGGCCGCAGCTTCGAGTGCATCACAGAAAGAACGCAAGATCACACTGCCCGACGGCAAGGCGCTGACCTTTGCGACCCCTGTGACGGGCTATGACGTCGCCAAATCCATCGGCGAGGGCTTGGCCAAGGCCGCGCTGGCCGCGAAACTCAACGGCGAAGTGATCGACCTGCACCGCCCGCTGTTTGCGGATGGCGCTTTGGAAATCGTGACCCGTAAATCGGCCGACGCGCTCGACATCATCCGCCATGACGCGGCGCATGTGATGGCGGAGGCCGTGCAGGAGCTGTTCCCCGGCACGCAGGTCACCATCGGCCCCGCGATTGAAAACGGCTTTTACTACGACTTTGGCCGCGACACCCCCTTCACGACGGATGACCTTGCCAAGATCGAGGCGAAGATGAAGGAAATCGTCGCGCGCAATGAATCCTTCACGCGCGAAGAATGGCCGCGCGACGAAGCCATCAAGCATTTCGAAGGCATCGGCGAGAAATACAAGGCCGAAATCATCCGCGACCTGCCCGCGACCGAAACGATCAGCGTCTATAAACAGGGCAAGTGGTACGACCTGTGCCGCGGCCCGCATCTGCCCGCAACCGGCGCGGTCGGCACGGCGTTCAAGCTGATGAAGGTGGCCGGCGCGTATTGGCGCGGCGATTCCAAAAACGCGATGCTGCAGCGTATTTACGGCACGGCATGGCGCGACCAGAAAGAACTGGACGCGCACCTGCATATGCTGGAAGAAGCCGAAAAGCGCGATCACCGCAAAATCGGCCGCGAAATGGACCTGTTTCATATGCAGGAAGAAGCGACCGGTTCGGTGTTCTGGCACGACAAGGGCTATACCATCTGGCGCGCGCTGGAAAACTTCATCCGCGGCCGCATCCACCGCGCAGGCTATCAGGAAGTGAAAACGCCGCAGCTGTTCGACAGCTCGCTGTTCAAGGCATCGGGACATTGGGATTTGTACGGCGACAACATGTTCAAGGTCGAAGCGAAAGCCGATGAGAAGGTTTTCGGCGTAAAGCCCATGAACTGCCCCGCGCATGTTCAAATCTTTAACCAAGGCCTGAAATCATACCGCGACCTGCCGATCCGCATGGCGGAATTCGGCTGCTGCCACCGGAACGAGCCTTCGGGGGCGATGCACGGCATCATGCGCGTGCGCCAGTTCACGCAGGACGACGCGCATATTTTCTGCCGCGCCGATCAGGTGGAGCAGGAAGCGCTTGATTACTTCAAGCTGCAGCTGGGCGTTTATCGCGACCTTGGTTTCGACAAGATCAACGTGAAGCTGGCGCTGCGCCCCGGCCCTAATGTGCGTCTGGGTTCGGATGAAATCTGGGATCGCGCCGAAGACGGTTTGCGCAATTCGCTGCGCGCCGCCGGTCTGGAATTCGAGGAACTGCCGGGCGAAGGCGCGTTCTATGGCCCGAAGGTGGAATTCCACCTGACGGACGCGATCGGCCGTACATGGCAATGCGGCACGCTGCAGCTGGACTTCAACCTGCCGGAACGCCTTGATGCGTCCTATATCGGCGAAGACAGCCACCGTCACCGCCCCGTCATGCTCCACCGCGCCATTCTGGGGTCGATGGAGCGTTTTATCGGCATCCTGATCGAACACCATGCGGGGAAATTCCCGCTCTGGCTCGCCCCTGTGCAGGTCGTAGTGGCGACAATCACCTCGGATGCCGACGATTATGCGAAAGACGTGCAAAAACAGCTCGAAAAAGCCGGTATCCGCGTCAAAATCGACCTGCGGAACGAAAAGATCAACTACAAGATCCGCGAACACAGCCTTGTGAAGACCCCGCAGATCTGGGTGATCGGCAAACGGGAGGCGGAAGAAGGCAAAGTGGCCATCCGCCGTCTGGGATCGGAAGCGCAAGAAGTCCTTGCAACTGCCGATGCAATCCGTAAAATCACCGAAGATTCAGCCGTGCCGCAATAA